aaatacattgctCTGGGGACTGACTGGGGAATATGGATTTAGGCAGCAAAGGAAATGTATGTTATAAAAGAGATCTGAAGAAGTAAAGTGTCAGGTAGGATTGACACGGAAGATTTTAAGTCAGCTTCAGAGTATTTGTACATGTGTTAATAAACTACTATTTGTATTATTTGGATTTTGCTCCATCCCATTTGTTTTTGAAGTATGTAAAGCTAAAACAATAGAACGTAATCTTAAATGAAAGGGTTCTGTCCAGCTGGAGAGAGGCCCAAAGTGTAAACAATATTGGCTGTGAAGTCCTGTCAGTGCATAATAGTCCTATCAATGcatcattattttctattattgcTAAAGAACACAGTCCAGCATCATAGCAATAACAGCAACCATTTAATAGGCAAGATACTGTGGTCTGTAGCAGCAAATGACCAATTCAAATAATCATGCATAGTACAACTCATCCAGATTTAGGATTCTTACCCGATTTATTTTACAGCATCTGTGCCATGTTCTAGCATCTCAAAGAAGCCGTCATGTCTACAAGCGTATACAAATCTATCCCATCCCTTAGCCAACTAGTCTTGAACTATTAGAAGTTCTTCCACATAGTTCTTCAGGGACATAAATATCCTGGGCATTATGGCTAATGATACACTGAGAGCAAATTTTGCAAGGTTTTCTATATCTGATCTTTCCTGCTTATACCCTAAACAGCCCAAGAAGGTGTATAGAGAGGGAGCGgctgtttcctttttgtattgGGCTGAGATTATGCcttaaaagcaataataaaaaaaccctgacacaATCCTGAGGTTGCAGAGGGCAAACTTGAGAGAAGATGGCACATTTATAGCCTATCACACTCTTCTACAGTCCAGGAATGATGCAAAATTAGTCAAATGAATTAATAAGAAGGGAATACAGAAAGTTTGTTTAATGCTGGTTCCATCTGTCAGAAACATTCCTGGCTAACAGTGGcttaaaaatccttattttcaTATCTCTAGCAAGACCACAGGGCAAAAAGCCTTTCAGCTGACCAAAAATGCAATCAGACCTGTTTCTCTGGTGTTTCGAAAGCTGCTGTACCACTTTTAGACCAAACTAGCTAGGATTAGCTCACGTTTGGAGACTGAAGTCCTAGGCATTCTGGTCTCCCAGTGAGCAACAGTAATAGCCACAGTAAGAATAAAACACTGCAATACATTGGAGCGCAAGTGCTTTTTTTGCATCTACTACCCCTTCTGAGGCCCAGCGGAGGGGCAGCCGTACTACAGAAGATTAAGTACCTGCGATTACCTTGCTGTTTAGCCTCCTCCAGCAGTGGTTTAGCTAGTTCAGCAGtcataaatcagcattttctcaGTCCCAAGCAACAGTCATTCTGCCTGCCCCTCTCAGTTGTAACACCCCtatctgaaattcattttctgaTGGATCAATATGAAAACATGATGGTTTCTCACAGGGTCTTCGGACTGGAGGGCTGTATTGCTGTCTGCCCGCTCTAGGGTAGCACCACAGACAACCCTTCCGAAACAATGAACCATCTACTTTCAGACATCAATTAGAGCCTGAAAAAAACTGTTGCAGTATTGCTCTGAAATTTTCTCAGATAGGCAGCTCCAAGCTCTTCTGCAATTCCCTTGGATTTTTCAATAATACATCTTTAATTTAAAGACATGATCATTCCCTCTGAGCTCATCTGCTGTTACTCTTGCTGCAGGTACACTTATAACATGTTAGCAAGGATGGGAATATACTACCTACCACTGACATGGCTCAACTTCTCATTGTGCATCCCGCTCTATCCCCTTTCAGTTCTGGCTAAAGGTAAGAAGATGGGAAAGGTACCAATGACTCGCTTCCTTAATCTTCTTCAATAAAATTTGATCAGTTCAATTGTCATTTGTGtttaagatatttctttttgtgttgcCTAAGTAGTCATAAGTGTTTATGTACTCTCATAATAACCTGTATGTCAcctatctttctcttttctatatCTTCTTCCTTAATAGGGGTTCTCTGGGGCTTGtgtgtctgggtttttttggttttgttttgtttttttaacagtatgggaaaacattcatttttctggCTAAAGCAGGAAAATACCCCCCCAAAAGACACACGGATCCCTCCATTCCAGACTGTCCACATTAGACAGCAAGTCCCAAAGCTGCCTTCTCCCCCACTGAGACTGACCTTACTGGCTCAGGCCATACTTAGCAGCTTATCATACTTAAACCAGGAAAAGTACCCACTGAGATCATATTGAAAGCAGTGCAACTACAGGAGTGACAGAACTTGTTATTGAATAGGAAATACTTGTTAATTCTAGTATTAAGAGCTATTAGCACCTCAGACCTACAAAACTAAACTCAAGGAGAAAACAACATGTGCATATGCATAGGAATGACATGGTAAATTCAGCATATAATATAGCTATCTGTGCCTTAAAGGTAACTGACTTTTACATGAAGCTTTTTGATGACCTTCCACCTCCCTTTGACTAAAGATTTACCAtgttattttacagcatttgcaATTTGTGTATCACTGCCTTATTTTGAATCCTTTGGCACGTACTCCATCAAGCTACCATTTCCATTTGCCTTCTCAATCTACTTCCCCTATGTTCTGAAAATGTACCTGCTAGTGCTCTTTATAGGTAAGTATCTCATCTTCCAGAAAGCTGGGTCTCAACACAACTGGGATGCCTATGGCaacaaaaaatcaaatcagTATAGCTCTTTTCACAAACTCTAACTCCCTCTGCCACATCTCCTGCAGACCACTGCAGGGAAGTTCACCACCAGCTGTTTTGATTTCCACTGTCTTTCAAATACAAACAATTGAATTTGCAAGAGACACTGTGTGTGTGaggcataaaaatacaaaacaaaaatataaaaattgctTCAATGATCCTGGCCTTACAGCTACTTAGcgaaatttgatttttattttttaaaaaagaaaatcaattccCATTTGATCATACTCTCATTCTGTGCAACCCCTCCTCACTCATTCCTCCAAGCTGGTATGAGAAGTTATACCTAAATTTTACAGCTTGATTATCCAAAGAGGTGAAAAAAGAGCCCACCCCAAAACCTGCATGTAAATAGAACCCTTCTCCTTCTcaacaaaatacttttgaaaaatttgaatGGACTTTGCCTGCATTACAGCCAAGTCTTCATTCTGTCATTGGCTTTAACACTAATTTGAAGGATCTCATCTTTGTGATGCAGTGTTCCATTCCTAAGCTCAAGGAAGGAACTGTGCAAGGTTCCCAGATGAAGGCGCATACTGTTCCTTCTAAATGAACTGAAGACACTTTGGACTCTACTCCCTTGATCTTACaccattttgtgttttcattcagGTATGTGCTTTATCATCCAGAACCTCTTCTCTGAAAGGAAGGCACACCTAGGGACAGGtgacatcaaaaagaaaagaagctaagttgatattttgtttggaaataacAAATATATTCCCAGCGGGCTGCTGCATATCAtaggttaaaaagaaattagacaAAGACTTTCAATGCAAAACTCCTGTTTGCATGTACGTTATCTGGCTGTGTAGAATTTTCAGAAAAGGCAGGTCTCTCTAATGCACCTCAAAAATGGAGCAGTTCAAAATAACCAGTTACTTTTGAAAGTTTTGACTTCAAATGGcaggagttttaaaaatgaatatattttttctaatatatattAGAGAACTCTGAAAAGAATTGAAGAGTGACTCCACTCACAATCACGCTAGCAACCCTTATTTTGGTGTTAGTTCTTGCCTCATTAGCAACATATATTCTGTAATGACAATACCATTTAATCTGTAAGAGTATTTTATATTACGCCAACATGTATGTGCCTCATATATATAAATGCTAAATTGGCTAGAACTGGAATCTCTCAAGGACCAGAACTGGAAACTTTGCAACCTATGAGATTCACATGCTGATTAGCCCCAGGCATTCACAAAGGATCCCTCACGTTCTGGCCCAACCTTCACTTCTCTAAACAAGATTCTAGAAAATGCAGCTAAACTACGAAGGCAAGTGATCAGGTACTCATCTATTACATATTCAAGGGATATTTAAGGGTCAGAAGTAAAAACTTACGTGTCTGGCAGACATAAAGAATCTCTTTCCcaacaattattttcttccatgctgAACAGCAGACAGATACACAAAAGAAGTGTGATGTAGTCAGGCCAAATGTATGTTGTTCTTTAAAGGGAAGTGAATGACCATCAAAAGCCATGTGCAAAATTCCAGCCGTTTTACTCAAGTGCGTTGCTTCTCATACTTCTGTAGGACTATCTGTGAGAATGCAACTAGAACATAGTCTCTTCAAACGTTGGGAATGAAGAATACGGACAGCAACCCAGCGGACTGTACAGGCAAAAATGGACAAATAACTGCTTAGAGGCTGGCAGGGGCTTTTCTGATGTTTCACCCATATTGATTATCACTTACATTTGAATTCAAGCACGTGGGGGAGAAAAGTGAGGCTATTTTTTTGAGCTTGACTGAAAactggggggagggaagaaagacaATAGTTGGAGGGAAGATaatatttaaagggaaaatgaaCACTATCACAATATGAAGAGGTTTTTGCCTGTATGACTTTTTAAACCATGCAGCATAGGAGGGTATTAAGGAAAGAGCGAAGCTGGCCTCGATGAACTCATTTGTTACAAAAGGTCACCTACtataattcttatttatttaatatatgtGGCAGACAATGCCTGCAGACTATTGTGACCACTGGAGTGTTTGCAAACCATAAGCAACAAGATCATACACGCAACAGTATAGGGTCaagcctggatttttttttgaaagcactgCAAACAGAAGTAGGAATTTGGAACTTATTAGAGAAACAGAAGTACTTCCACTTTGCACTTCTGTCTGACCCAAAACTGATTCAGGTGTGGACAACGTGAAAAAACATATAGAGCAGCTGAACAGGATTACAGCTTTGAAGAAGACAGCCAGAATAAGAACATTTCACATCAAGCCACTATATAACGTGCTAAAGGTGAAACATGgacatttttccccttggaaATTCAATCTAATATGTTTGTCATCAAACTGCCTGGAGTTAACATACCCTGTAGGAGGAAACATGACATATGATATTGTATTGGGTCTATGTGGCAAGGCTTTGGTAGCAGGGAAGCTGCAGGgatggcctctgtgagaagaagCCAGGGGTTTCCCCCATgccagacacagctggttccagccagctccaaaacagaGCCACCACAGGACACTGCTAAGCCAAACAGAGCCACCACAGGACACTGCTAAGCCAAACAGCAAAGCTGATGGCGCCTTTGTGAAAACATActtaagaaaaggtaaaaaacgCTAcgcagcagctgtgagagagaagaaaaatgtgagagaaacagctctgcagagaccAAGGTCagtggggaagaagagaaggaggtgctccaggcactgcagCAGATTCCCCTGCGGCCCATGGAGAAGACTATGGTGGAGCACGCTGTCCCTCTGTAGCCCGTGGAGGACCATGCCAGACaagatatccacactgcagcctgtggaggacccgATGCTGcacaggtggatgtgccctgaaggaagctgcagcccacggaaagcccacacaggagcaagttcctggcaggaactgtggcctaTGAAGGACGCACACTGGAGCAGCCTTTTCCAGATGGACTGTACTCCATGGAAATGACCCATGCTagagcagttcttgaagagctgcagcctgtgagAAGGAACTatgttggagcagttcatgaaggactttatcccatgggagggactccatgttggagcaggggaacagtgtGAAGAGGAacaagcagcagagatgaacgtttatgaactgactgcaacccccattccctatCCACCCTGCACTgcttggggagggagaaggtaGAAGAGTtaggaatgaaggagtgaaatTGACCCTAGGAAGAAGGGacgggtggggggaaggtgtttttagttttgtctttgtttcttaccatcctactgtattttaaattgacAATAAATTACTCTTCCCCAAGCTGAGTCTATTTTTGTGACAGTAAATGGTAAATGATCtttgtgtctttattttgaCCCATAAGCtttctcatcctattttctccctgtcctgttgaTGAGGCAGAGTGAGAGGAGCAGCTGAACGGGCATCTgacagccagccaaggtcaaacCTACCACAGATATTCATATTAAGCCATGTTTATTGttttatgttaaagaaaaaatcaggaTGTGATGCTCTCCCTTGGCATTGATTTTCACAGCTGGCTAAAAGGCTGGAATAGGAGAAGGATTCTTTAAAATTCACTATGGGGAGGACCCCCAAACCtaaactgcaggaaaaaggCATGAAATTAATGACAGAAGACCTCCCCCATCTCTTTCTGGTGCAGAGGTAACTTGGGGCAGGCAACTAGGAGATCCAGGGAATCAGTCTTCAATGTATGACCACAGCAGGCCACTGTAACCTCAGCTCCAATGTCTTAGCTAAGTTTCCGGGAAAGCTCAGGATTGCGCAGGCAAAAAGGTGTTTAAAAAGTTGTCCGAGTCTTTCCACCTCTGGGAACTTAAATCTTTGTTCAAAACATATCAGTCTTGAGATCCTAGCTCATCTGTATCTCCATTTAGATCATCTGATATTGGAATCAAAATAAGCGTTGTTCTTGCATATCTACATAAACACAGGCAAAATAATGTACTGTATAGACAAGGGTGAAGAAATATGACTAGTGAAGTGATATATAATTGAAAGTGGTTAAACAATCTCTTTAGGAATAGAAGGGTATCTGACTACTACATTTgtctgacatttaaaaaaccatTAGTTTTAGTACAGCTAATGTACTGTGAGATTGAATTCATAAATATGCATATCAAACACATACAGTGTGGGAAAGAAATTATACCTAAGTGCTAaagataggggaaaaaaaaaaatcatcccttCTGTTTGCCCACAGAACAGCTATGCTGGAGTCACAAGAACTTGTCCTACCAGTCTTTTCACCACCAGCTTTCTTTGCTGCCTTCGCACACACCTAAAATGCAGTAGCAACTGACTTGCCCACCTCAGTCCTTGAAAGTCACTGTCGCTAGAGCAACATACTATTTTGAAAGAGATCACCTACAAATAAGAATCATATTAATTTCTCCAGCACTAGCACATAACAGGAGGAATAGTCTCTCCATCACAGGCTATGTGCATACTTGCAGGAACAGCAGCCCAATAGGAATGGAACCATAGAGTGAAAGGACTCACAATGAGGACCCAACAGCCAACTTACCTGCCTTTCAGAGGGTTTTACTTCAAACCAGCTCTAGTTTAGTCCTGTGGACTGAACACACAGAGTTGTAGAGTACACTGGAgtatttagaatagaatagttccagttggaagggacctacaacgaccatctagtccaactgcctgaccacacCAGGGCTGACCTggttaaagcatgttattaagggcactgtccaaatgcctcttaaacactgacagccatggggcatcaaccacctctctaggaagcctgttccagtgtttgaccaccctcaaAGAAATGTGTCttaatgtcaagtctgaacctcaCCTAatgcagctttgagccattcccatgcatcctgtCGGCGGATcccagagagaagagatcagcacctccctctccacttcccctcttcaggaagctgtagagagcaatgaggttgcccccaaattcctcttctccaaactagacaaacccagagccCTCAGGCACTCCTaataggacatgccttccattccttccaccagctttgttgccctcctctggacgcattcaagtACCTGAACATctttcttaaattgtggggcccagagctgcacacagtactcaaggtgaggccgcaacaatgctgaatacagtgggataatcgcctcttttgaccggctggttatcctgtgtttgatgcaccccaggatgtgggttgccctcttggctgccagggcacgctgctgactcacattgagcctgctgtcaaccagcatgcccagatccctttctgcagggttGTTCTCCAGCCACGCCTCTCCCAATTTAGACTTGTGTCCAGAGTTActccgtcccaggtgcagaatccaacatttgttcttgttaaatttcatgccattaatgatggcccaatgctccaatctatctagatccctctgcaaggcctcttcTCCCTCAAAAGAGTcagcagcacctcccagtttagtatcaCCAGCAAACTTACTAATGGTGCACtcaactcctgcatccaaatcattgataaatatattgaatagaactggccctagaattgaaccctgaggaacaccgctggtgactggtcgccagccagatgtagccccattcactacaaccctttgagccctgccatccagccagttcttcacccagcacactgtgaacctgctcatctcacagttggacaGCTTGTCcggaaggatgctgtgagggacagtatcaaaagccttactaaaatccaggaAAGCTGCATCCACCACCCTCCCTTCCTCCACTAGGCGGGTGATCTTGTCATAGAAGGGTATCAgattagttaaacaggactttccctttgtgaacccatgttgactgtgcctgatgattgcattattctttaaatgcctttcagtagCACCCAGTATGATCTCCGTAATTTTTCCCAGATAatgaggttagactaacaggtctgtagttcccagGGTCTTCCCCCATGCCCTTCTGGTAAACAGAATAATGCTGGCTAGCTTTCAGTCAGtagggacctccccagactcccaagacctttggcaGACGATggagaggggtcctgctgtaacatccaCCACTTCCTCCAGTACCCTGGAATGAAtcccatcaggtcccatggacttacAAAGATTCAACTGATATGACTGATACAACTGGTCATTTATAATTTCAGTGTCCATAAAGACTGAGgcaataaaaagcattaaatgcctctgtcttttcttcatccctatttgtCAGGTGACTATCTTCATCAAGTATTGGTCCAATATTTTCCTTAGTTCTCCTCTTGCTCttaaaatactcaaaaaagaattttttgttACCTGATccaacactggccagtttcaactctagtTGACCTTTGGCCTTTTGCGTTTTCTCCCTACACAtgcaaaccacagctctgtaatcttcccATGAAGCCTGACCtcgcttccagagatcatacaatttcttttccGCCTGAGTTccacgaggagttccctgttcagccaagatGGTCTTCTGCCCTGATTGCTTGACTTTctctcctgtgcttctaaaaggtggttcttaaaaactgaccagCTGTCATGGATccctaagccctcaaaagcagattcccaggggacactgctAACTAGCTCCCTGAGTTAgttaaagtttgctctcttgaaaTCCAGGGTAGCAGCtctgctgaccttttttctcattacaccaaaaattttaaacttaaccatttcatgatcaccgtggccaagacagccacctaccatcacatctcccACTAGCCCTTCTCTATTCCCAAACAAGTCTAagagggcatctttcctagttggctcactgagtactTGTAACAAGAAATTATCTTGAACATACTTCTGGAATTTCCCGGTCTTGCTTGTCACAGTGGTCTGgtattcccagttgatgtctgggaagttgaaatctcccataaaGACAAGGGCTACCAAgccagagatttctcctaattgcctacaGAATCAGTGCTATCATCCTGGCTGAGTAAAGAATAGTAGACACCCACAATGacatctgcttcattttccatccccctaatcctcacccagaggctctcaaccacatcatcCCTAGTTGTAAGAGCTGTACagtcaaacctctcccttacatACCGTGCAACTCCTCCACCTTGCCTGCCCTGCTTATGCCTCCTGAAGAGCCTGTAGCCCTGCATCCCAGCACTCCAGCTgtgggactcattccaccaagtcAGGCGGTGCTATGCCATCCCTTGGCTTACCTTTTCTACTGTATATCAGTATAGTTTAGTTCAGATGTTTATATACTGCTCCACTATGCAAACTAAAACACAGCATATGGGCATTACCGAGAGATTCCCTTTAATGAAGGCAAacttttcatttgaattaaaatgctAATACACATGCAAACTCAGATGAGTAAAGGTGTAAGTTAGTTTGAAACAGTACACTACAGATGGCACCATTAAAATGTGACATATTTGGCTTTGTTAGAGGTTACTTAGAAGTGCACACAAATGGAAATATCATGCACTGAGGTACTGACTTGGTGACAACTGCTTTCAGTGAGTCCTTCTGTACCTTCACCTTTAGACTGTCTTCTCAGTATACAGCTGCATGTAGAGCAGGAAATTACCATTATTATACACtattttggaaatacaaaaGAGTACTGCATTAATCCTCCACACACCTAATTGCTGAAGAAATGTCTAATCACTGCGGGAAACTCACTGCCATCCCACAGTAACCTTGTTAGGTGAGAAAAGCCCATGAAGAAGCCAGAGGAGAATTTCCTGCGCAAAGGAAATGTTGTCAGTCCTGAAAGTAAGAGAATTCCTGCAATGGGGTGTGGCTTCTAGATGTAGGGCAGTAACATTTCATGAAAGCTGGTCAAAATCAACAATGTTCTCACTAGTACTGCTTTGGAAGACATTAGGGACCAGTGCCCAAGCAATTATATTCAGTTAATTTTTGTCTA
The nucleotide sequence above comes from Gymnogyps californianus isolate 813 chromosome Z, ASM1813914v2, whole genome shotgun sequence. Encoded proteins:
- the HACD4 gene encoding very-long-chain (3R)-3-hydroxyacyl-CoA dehydratase 4, with the protein product MIIRFMSFGKDSLADTFYSIGLVMRLCQLLSVLEILHILIGIDKSRLFPRSLQITERIIVLFVVINSQEEVQGKYVVCVLFFLWNLLDVVRYTYNMLARMGIYYLPLTWLNFSLCIPLYPLSVLAKAFAICVSLPYFESFGTYSIKLPFPFAFSIYFPYVLKMYLLVLFIGMCFIIQNLFSERKAHLGTGDIKKKRS